In the genome of Bacillus sp. S3, one region contains:
- a CDS encoding Cof-type HAD-IIB family hydrolase — translation MTEKHLIALDLDGTLLKDDKTISNKNKEIIQKARAEGHIVMIATGRPYRSSEMYYRELDLNTPIVNFNGAFMHHPLDSGWGFYHEPLDVKVAKDIVEACRSFHFHNIIAEVMDDIYFHYHDEKLLDIFSFGNPKITTGDLQNFLNDSPTSLLIHTEEDQLQQIRKHLSDVHAEVIEQRSWAAPWHVIEIIKVGLNKAVGLKKASEYFGIPAERIIAFGDEDNDLEMLEYAGHGIAMGNAIEQVKNIANEVTLTNEEDGVGEYLADLLNIK, via the coding sequence ATGACAGAGAAACATTTAATCGCATTGGATTTAGATGGAACATTATTAAAAGACGATAAAACCATTTCCAATAAAAATAAGGAAATCATTCAAAAGGCAAGAGCTGAAGGGCATATTGTCATGATTGCAACCGGCAGACCTTACCGCTCAAGTGAAATGTATTATCGTGAGTTGGATCTCAACACACCTATTGTTAATTTTAATGGGGCGTTTATGCATCATCCACTTGATTCAGGCTGGGGATTTTATCATGAGCCGCTTGATGTTAAGGTGGCAAAAGATATTGTCGAAGCCTGCAGAAGCTTCCATTTTCACAATATTATTGCCGAGGTGATGGATGATATTTATTTCCATTATCACGATGAAAAGCTCTTAGATATTTTTAGCTTCGGCAATCCAAAAATTACGACAGGAGATTTACAAAACTTTTTAAACGATTCACCTACAAGTTTGCTGATCCATACAGAGGAAGATCAGCTTCAACAAATTCGTAAACATCTTTCAGATGTCCATGCTGAAGTGATTGAACAGCGCAGCTGGGCTGCCCCATGGCATGTAATCGAGATCATTAAAGTTGGATTAAACAAAGCGGTTGGCTTGAAAAAGGCATCAGAATACTTTGGAATTCCCGCCGAAAGGATTATTGCCTTTGGTGATGAGGATAATGATTTGGAAATGCTTGAATATGCCGGACATGGGATTGCCATGGGCAATGCAATTGAGCAAGTAAAAAATATAGCCAATGAGGTTACGCTGACGAATGAAGAAGATGGAGTCGGCGAATATTTGGCAGATTTGTTAAATATTAAATAA